A single Candidatus Poribacteria bacterium DNA region contains:
- a CDS encoding cyclase family protein, whose amino-acid sequence MGDPGSMRIIDLSYVIDADTPRELPIGPPKLYHTATMQKDGYFESRVDISGHCSTHMDTPSLMYPDGYTIERVELSRLTGVATRITLTHLNPGDTIDAPALQKWEDAGGSFPRDSIVFLYTGMMHRVADPIFNRNWIGLDGSGAQWLIERGVKLIGTDACAIESIWGPRDAFPAHHAFLEKGIPIVEDLRALDELPDTFFVVIAPMKLSGSSGAPTRVFAFV is encoded by the coding sequence ATGGGCGATCCTGGATCCATGCGCATAATCGACCTGTCCTACGTCATCGACGCCGACACGCCCCGCGAACTCCCCATCGGGCCCCCCAAGCTCTACCACACCGCGACCATGCAGAAGGACGGCTACTTCGAATCCCGCGTCGACATCTCCGGACACTGCTCGACGCACATGGACACGCCCTCGCTGATGTACCCCGACGGCTACACGATCGAGCGCGTCGAGCTGAGCCGCCTGACCGGCGTGGCGACCCGCATCACGCTGACCCACCTCAACCCCGGCGACACGATCGACGCCCCAGCTCTCCAGAAGTGGGAGGACGCCGGCGGGAGCTTCCCGCGCGATAGCATCGTCTTTCTCTACACGGGCATGATGCACCGCGTCGCCGACCCCATCTTCAATCGGAACTGGATCGGGCTCGATGGCAGCGGGGCGCAGTGGCTCATCGAGCGGGGCGTCAAGCTGATCGGCACGGACGCCTGCGCCATCGAGAGCATCTGGGGACCCCGCGACGCCTTTCCGGCGCACCACGCGTTCCTGGAGAAGGGCATCCCCATCGTCGAGGACCTGCGCGCGCTCGACGAGCTGCCGGACACGTTCTTCGTCGTCATCGCGCCGATGAAGCTCTCGGGCTCGTCGGGGGCTCCGACGCGCGTCTTCGCGTTCGTCTAG
- a CDS encoding glutaredoxin family protein, with amino-acid sequence MPHPASPDAMPTPPDEVLRLDFYSKPDCPLCDDALKALDRVLGKLRRVPVEVRHWNIETDPALFETYRLMIPVIELEGDQVALYRVNERALRRRLKDAWKRRRA; translated from the coding sequence TTGCCGCATCCCGCCAGTCCTGACGCCATGCCGACCCCTCCCGACGAAGTCCTGCGGCTCGACTTCTACTCGAAACCCGACTGCCCCCTCTGCGACGATGCCCTCAAAGCGCTGGACCGCGTGCTCGGCAAGCTGCGGCGCGTACCCGTCGAGGTGCGCCACTGGAACATCGAGACGGACCCCGCCCTCTTCGAGACCTACCGGCTCATGATCCCCGTCATCGAGCTGGAAGGCGACCAGGTCGCCCTCTACCGCGTGAACGAACGCGCGCTGCGGCGGCGGCTCAAAGACGCCTGGAAGCGCCGTCGGGCGTGA
- a CDS encoding pentapeptide repeat-containing protein, which yields MNRSHHLRHLSVRTLGFLVVAGLVIGARLIPAQSESDSTSRAVWTHPQFDEWYRGYRSSHDASSATDYRHVDFAAYPQDPAVAFRIMLRGADFAGAVLPSADLHNADLTGADLQGATLENATLSGASLKGAILWKAELRRARLVNALLDRVDLSDADLSDAVLTRASLRSAQLKGSILRKASLANAYLLDANLEGASLQEANLQGAILFGANLIETKTDGATFAGALADRWTRFPNGLDPMKAGITIVD from the coding sequence ATGAACCGCTCACACCATCTCCGGCATCTCAGCGTTCGTACGCTCGGATTCCTGGTCGTTGCCGGTCTTGTCATCGGCGCACGGCTGATTCCGGCACAGTCAGAGAGCGACTCAACCAGTCGCGCGGTGTGGACGCACCCGCAGTTCGATGAGTGGTATCGTGGATATCGGTCGAGTCACGACGCGTCGTCAGCGACCGACTATCGCCACGTCGATTTCGCGGCGTATCCGCAGGATCCTGCGGTTGCCTTCCGCATCATGCTTCGCGGGGCAGACTTTGCCGGAGCCGTTCTGCCCAGCGCGGACCTCCACAATGCAGACTTGACGGGCGCCGACCTGCAGGGAGCTACTCTGGAAAACGCTACTCTCTCCGGTGCGTCTCTCAAGGGAGCGATTCTGTGGAAAGCAGAGCTCCGTCGAGCTCGCCTAGTCAATGCGCTTCTTGATCGAGTCGATCTATCAGATGCCGATCTGTCGGATGCTGTCCTGACGCGCGCGTCTCTTCGGTCCGCTCAACTCAAAGGCTCCATACTGCGGAAGGCGTCGTTGGCTAACGCCTATCTCCTAGACGCAAATCTCGAGGGTGCTTCGTTACAGGAGGCGAATCTGCAGGGCGCTATCTTGTTCGGCGCGAATCTCATCGAAACCAAGACCGATGGAGCGACATTCGCAGGCGCACTTGCCGATCGCTGGACTCGGTTCCCAAACGGTCTGGATCCTATGAAGGCCGGCATCACGATCGTCGACTAG